In one window of Tripterygium wilfordii isolate XIE 37 chromosome 1, ASM1340144v1, whole genome shotgun sequence DNA:
- the LOC120002760 gene encoding zinc finger MYM-type protein 1-like yields MAIVLRFVNRAGILIERFFDIVGVSDTAAITLKNEISVILTRYNLQVQMMRGQGYDGASNMRGAWNGLQALFLKDCPYAYYVHCFAHRLQLALVAAAKEMPCIWQFFSHLTSVVNLVGSSPKRISELQSTQRDEITLMLATRERQSGRGANQMSALHRAGATRWSSHYDSVRSLIKMYGASCKVLEHLSNDGAIGSIRGEASGVCAAIMTFEFIFLLHLIDKIMGITDLLCQALQRKSLDILNALRLVSTTKALLSRFRQDEWDTFF; encoded by the exons ATGGCAATTGTGTTAAGATTTGTCAATCGCGCGGGCATTCTAATTGAGCGCTTTTTTGATATTGTTGGTGTTAGTGATACTGCAGCAATTACTCTGAAAAATGAAATCTCCGTTATTCTTACAAG GTACAATCTCCAAGTTCAAATGATGCGTGGTCAAGGGTATGATGGTGCTAGCAATATGCGGGGTGCTTGGAATGGACTTCAAGCGTTGTTTCTCAAAGATTGTCCATATGCATATTATGTTCATTGTTTTGCCCATCGACTGCAACTAGCATTAGTGGCAGCAGCTAAGGAGATGCCTTGCATTTGGCAATTCTTTTCACATTTGACTTCCGTTGTTAATCTTGTGGGTTCTTCTCCTAAACGCATTAGTGAGTTACAATCTACTCAACGGGATGAGATCACTCTCATGTTGGCTACTAGAGAAAGACAGTCTGGTAGAGGAGCTAATCAAATGAGTGCACTTCATCGAGCTGGAGCCACTCGTTGGAGCTCTCACTATGACTCTGTTAGGAGCTTGATAAAAATGTATGGTGCATCATGTAAAGTTCTTGAACATCTCAGTAACGATGGGGCAATTGGATCTATACGTGGGGAAGCTAGTGGTGTTTGTGCTGCAATTATGACCTTTGAGTTCATATTTCTCTTGCATTTGATTGATAAAATCATGGGAATCACAGATTTACTTTGCCAAGCTCTACAACGTAAATCCTTGGATATCTTGAATGCTTTGAGATTAGTTTCAACAACGAAAGCTCTCCTTTCCAGATTTAGACAAGATGAGTGGGATACATTTTTTTAG
- the LOC119994079 gene encoding protein UNUSUAL FLORAL ORGANS, translating into MEAFSTTSMPLPYSYTHIARSSTTSSDPTSPWMDSRIWSKLPQRLLERVIAFLPPPAFFRARAVCKRWYGLLFSNNFLELYIQVSPRRHWFLFFEHKTTRSYIYRNNNNYSTGGSTGQSRDNFEGYLFDPYEITWYRIPFALIPSGFSPAASSGGLVCWVSDEAGTKSLVLSNPLFGSLTPLPPTLRPRLFPSIGLNVGLTSIDVTLAGDDLISPYAVKNLSTESFHVDTSGFYSLWGTTSALPRLCSLESGQMVYTDRKFYSMNQNPYSILGYDISSNTWLKIQAPMRRFLRSPSLLDCRGKLVLIAAVEKSKLNVPKSLRLWGLQACGTTWVEIERMPQQLYLQFAEMESGCGFDCVGHGEFVVITIHGSDKALLFDMVRKRWQWIPPCPYVVQGGDGELHGFAYEPRLATPVTGLLDQLTLPFQPFNG; encoded by the coding sequence ATGGAAGCTTTCAGCACTACCTCTATGCCCTTACCTTATTCATACACTCACATTGCTAGGAGTTCAACTACTTCTAGTGATCCAACAAGTCCATGGATGGACAGTAGGATTTGGAGTAAACTCCCACAAAGGCTGCTTGAACGTGTGATAGCCTTTCTTCCTCCACCGGCATTTTTTCGAGCACGTGCAGTGTGCAAGAGATGGTATGGTCTCTTATTCTCCAACAACTTCCTTGAATTGTACATCCAAGTCTCTCCACGCCGCCACTGGTTCCTCTTCTTCGAGCACAAGACCACCAGAAgctacatttacagaaacaacAACAACTATAGCACAGGAGGCAGTACTGGCCAAAGCAGAGACAACTTTGAAGGGTACCTCTTTGACCCTTACGAAATTACATGGTATCGAATTCCATTTGCTCTAATTCCATCTGGGTTCTCTCCGGCTGCTTCTTCTGGTGGTCTGGTTTGCTGGGTTTCTGATGAAGCTGGCACAAAAAGCCTGGTTTTATCAAATCCACTTTTTGGCTCTCTGACTCCATTACCACCAACACTAAGACCCCGTCTCTTCCCTTCAATTGGATTGAACGTTGGTCTGACTTCAATTGATGTAACTCTCGCCGGAGACGACTTGATTTCTCCATATGCAGTCAAAAATCTATCCACTGAAAGCTTTCACGTAGACACAAGCGGGTTTTACTCACTTTGGGGAACGACCTCTGCTTTACCAAGACTGTGTAGTCTTGAATCAGGCCAGATGGTATACACGGACCGCAAATTCTATTCAATGAATCAGAACCCATATAGTATTCTTGGTTACGACATTTCGTCGAACACCTGGTTGAAAATCCAAGCACCAATGAGAAGGTTCTTGAGATCCCCAAGCTTGCTCGATTGCAGAGGAAAACTAGTTCTAATTGCAGCAGTTGAGAAGAGCAAACTCAATGTCCCCAAAAGCTTGAGACTCTGGGGATTACAAGCTTGTGGGACAACTTGGGTTGAAATTGAGAGGATGCCACAACAACTGTACCTTCAGTTTGCAGAAATGGAGTCTGGTTGTGGGTTTGATTGTGTTGGACATGGAGAATTTGTCGTTATAACGATCCATGGATCGGATAAGGCGTTGTTGTTTGACATGGTTAGGAAGAGGTGGCAGTGGATACCCCCATGTCCTTACGTTGTTCAAGGTGGAGACGGTGAATTGCATGGTTTTGCTTATGAGCCTAGACTTGCAACTCCAGTAACTGGACTTCTTGATCAGTTGACACTTCCGTTTCAGCCTTTCAATGgttag